A single genomic interval of Ramlibacter sp. harbors:
- the ahpF gene encoding alkyl hydroperoxide reductase subunit F: MLDTSLKTQLASYMERITQPVEIAASLDDSAASAEMQALLKDIAETSKLVTVSESRGGPHRTPSFSINRPGESHGPRFAGLPMGHEFTSLVLALLQVGGYPPKVEQALLEQIRALDADLEFEVYVSLTCHNCPDVVQALNLMAVQNPRIKTTMIEGGLFQDEINERQIMGVPTVFLNGTMFGTGRLSLEEILAKVDTGGTEREAKKIAAKDPFDVLIVGGGPAGAAAAVYAARKGIRTGIASERFGGQVLDTLGIENFISIKETEGPKFALALEEHVRTYDVDIMNLQRAKALVPASAGNEDLIEVQLESGASLKARSVVISTGARWRNINVPGEKEFKNKGVAYCPHCDGPLFKGKRVAVIGGGNSGVEAAIDLAGIVGHVTLIEYDTRLRADEVLQRKLRSLGNVTVFTNAQTTEITGDDKVNGLVFKDRASGEEKRVALEGVFVQIGLVPNTDWLKGTVTLSKHGEIEVDARGQTSVPGVFAAGDATTTPFKQIIIAAGDGAKAALGAFDHLIRSTAPA; this comes from the coding sequence ATGCTCGACACCAGCCTCAAGACCCAGCTCGCCAGCTACATGGAGCGCATCACGCAGCCCGTGGAGATTGCCGCTTCGCTGGACGACTCGGCGGCGTCGGCCGAGATGCAGGCGCTGCTCAAGGACATTGCCGAAACCTCGAAGCTGGTCACCGTGAGCGAAAGCCGCGGCGGACCGCACCGCACGCCGTCCTTCTCGATCAACCGCCCCGGCGAGAGCCACGGCCCGCGCTTTGCCGGCCTGCCCATGGGGCACGAGTTCACCTCGCTGGTGCTGGCTCTGCTGCAAGTGGGCGGCTACCCGCCCAAGGTCGAACAGGCGCTGCTGGAGCAAATCCGCGCGCTGGACGCCGATCTTGAATTCGAGGTGTACGTGTCCCTGACCTGCCATAACTGCCCGGACGTGGTGCAGGCGCTGAACCTGATGGCGGTGCAGAACCCGCGCATCAAGACCACGATGATCGAGGGCGGCCTGTTCCAGGACGAGATCAACGAACGCCAGATCATGGGCGTGCCCACGGTGTTCCTCAATGGCACGATGTTCGGCACCGGCCGCCTGAGCCTCGAGGAAATCCTGGCCAAGGTGGACACCGGCGGCACCGAGCGCGAGGCGAAGAAGATCGCCGCCAAGGACCCGTTCGACGTGCTGATCGTCGGCGGCGGGCCGGCCGGCGCGGCCGCGGCCGTGTACGCCGCGCGCAAGGGCATCCGCACCGGCATCGCATCCGAGCGCTTTGGCGGCCAGGTGCTGGACACGCTGGGCATCGAGAACTTCATCTCGATCAAGGAAACCGAGGGCCCCAAGTTTGCGCTGGCACTGGAAGAACATGTGCGCACCTACGACGTGGACATCATGAACCTGCAGCGCGCCAAGGCCCTGGTGCCCGCCAGCGCCGGCAACGAAGACCTGATCGAGGTACAGCTGGAAAGTGGTGCATCGCTGAAGGCGCGGTCCGTGGTCATTTCCACTGGCGCGCGCTGGCGCAACATCAATGTGCCCGGCGAGAAGGAGTTCAAGAACAAGGGCGTGGCCTACTGCCCGCACTGCGATGGCCCGCTGTTCAAGGGCAAGCGCGTGGCGGTGATCGGCGGCGGCAACTCGGGCGTCGAAGCCGCGATTGACCTGGCCGGCATCGTGGGCCACGTGACGCTGATCGAATACGACACCCGGCTGCGCGCCGACGAAGTGCTGCAGCGCAAGCTGCGCAGCCTGGGCAACGTCACCGTGTTCACCAACGCCCAGACCACCGAGATCACCGGCGACGACAAGGTCAATGGCCTGGTGTTCAAGGACCGCGCGAGCGGCGAGGAAAAGCGCGTGGCGCTGGAAGGCGTGTTCGTGCAAATCGGCCTGGTTCCCAACACCGACTGGCTCAAGGGCACGGTGACGCTGAGCAAACACGGCGAGATCGAGGTGGACGCGCGCGGCCAGACCTCGGTGCCCGGCGTCTTTGCCGCGGGCGACGCGACCACCACGCCGTTCAAGCAGATCATCATTGCCGCGGGCGACGGCGCCAAGGCCGCGCTGGGGGCCTTTGACCACCTGATCCGCAGCACGGCACCAGCCTGA